The Devosia sp. 1566 sequence AATGGGCTCGGTGATAAAGGCCAGGCTCGCGGGCAGGGCGATTTTCCACACATCACCATGCCGCACCACGAATGGATATTGCGGCCGCAGCGGCGTGGTCGTGGTCATCGATCAACTCGGGGGAAAAGCAGGGGAGGGGCAACAGCCCCCAGCTTATAACGGCATTTCGCAGCGCTGCCAGTGGCTGTTCAGCACAGTTTCAGCTTTCGGTATCGAGTTCGATGATCACATCGGCGCGGTCGCGCGACTCCCAAACCAGGTCATAATTGGGCAGGTCATTGCGCGCTATATGGGCGCGATTGCGCTCCTCGGTGAACAGCCCTTCGGCTGCGTGGCGCCGCAGCAAACGCTGTTCCACCCGTTCACGCGGCACGTTGATGAAGACGCAATAGTCGAGCAGCGACTTGACGCCGGCCCATGGCCCCTGCGTCAGCAGCAGGTAGTTACCCTCGACAATCAGCACCCGCACTTCCGGGCCAATTGCGAAGGCATCCTCCACCACATCCTCGATCTTGCGCGAATAACCGGGTCCGCTGATCGTCTCCGTGGCCCTTTTGAGCTGGTGGAGGAAATCCACAAAGGCTTCCCCCTCAAAAGTGTGCGGCGCACCCTTGCGCTCGGTCTGTCCCAGCGCTTCGAGCTTGGCATGGCGCATGTGAAACCCGTCCATGGGCACAAGGGCCGCAATCCCGGGATGGGTTGCGTTGATCATGGTCACGAGTTCTGCCGCCAGCGTCGATTTGCCGACGCCGGGGCCCCCGGTGATCCCCACCGCGATGCGGGCATGCTTCTGGCTCATCAGCTCGAGAATATGGGGCACCAACCGCCCCAGCGCCTCGCCCGGGGTGAGATGGAGCGTCGCGGTCATCGGCGCTTGCCCGTCAAGCGCAGCAGCAGCCAGATTGGGATCACCAGTGCTGCGCCCGTCAGCACATAATTGAGCGTGGTCCGCGCCACCCCGGCACTGTCGCGCAGCGTTTCGCGGACCAGTTCAACGGCACCCCGGAAGATCTCGGTGGCATCAACCCCGAATACCGACATGAAAAAGCCTGCCACCAGCGATAACAGGATCAACCGCAGGATCACGCCACCGGGACGGCCGCCCATGAAGCGCTCCAGCCAGGAGCGGTGATCAACCAATTCATCGCGATCCTCGATCATGCCGCCAACCTCGCTTCTGTGCCGCCTCGTCACCATATAGGCTGTTTGCATCTTGCCCAAGACCTTGGCGTGTCTGTGACCGAACTCCTCCCGCAACTGCCCCCTGTGATCACCGATTGGTTCGCCAGCAAAGGATGGGCGCCGCGCGCCCATCAGCTGGCGGTGCTGGAGAGCTGGAATGCCAGTGCCTCGGCGCTGCTGATTGCGCCGACCGGGGCCGGCAAGACGCTGGCCGGTTTTCTCCCCACGCTTGCCGACCTGATTGCCGAGCCTCGCCCGGGCTTGCACACGCTCTATATTTCCCCGCTCAAGGCCCTCGCGGTGGACGTCGCTCGCAATCTGGAAACCCCGATTGCGGAAATGGGCCTGCCGATCAGGGTTGAGACCCGGACCGGCGACACGCCCGCGTCGCGCCGCGCCCGCCAGCGCACCAATCCGCCCCAAATCCTGCTCACCACCCCCGAACAGATCGCCCTGCTGCTCAGCCACCCTCAGGCCGAGCTGCTGTTTGGCTCGGTGCGTCGTATCGTGCTCGATGAGCTCCATGCCCTGGTCACCTCCAAGCGCGGCGAATTGCTGTCGCTGGCCATTGCCCGGCTGGCGCGGATGGCGCCCGATATGCGCATCACTGCGCTCAGCGCCACGGTCGCGCGACCCGATCTCCTGCGCGACTGGATCGCCCAGCCACTCCCAGAAGCGCCTACGCATCTGCTGACGGCTGGCGGTGGCGCCCCGCCCGAGCTGGCGATCCTTCAGACCGAAGAACGGCTGCCTTGGGCAGGGCACTCAGCGGCCTATGCCCATCGTGAACTCTACGAGACCATCAAACAGCACCGCACTACGCTCCTTTTCGTCAATACCCGCTCCCAGGCCGAGGCCTTATTCCAAGGCCTCTGGGCGCAGAACGAGGACCTGCTGCCCATCGCCCTCCACCACGGCTCGCTTTCGGTCGAGCAGCGCCGCAAGGTGGAAGCGGCTATGTCTGCAGGTGTCCTTAAGGCCGTGGTCTGCACCTCGACGCTTGATCTCGGCATCGACTGGGGCGATGTGGATCTCGTCGTGCAGGTTGGCGCGCCCAAAGGCTCGTCGCGCATGCTCCAGCGCATCGGCCGCGCCAATCACCGGCTCGATGACCCGTCCAAGGCTCTGCTGGTCCCCTCCAACCGCTTTGAAGTGCTGGAATGCGAAGCGGCGGTGGAAGCTGTCTCGGAGAACCATCAGGATAGTGAGGACCCGACCTCGGGCGCCTATGATGTTCTCGCCCAGCACATCCTGGGCATGGCCTGTGCCGAGCCCTTCCACCCCGATGAGCTCTTTGCCGAGATTTGTCGCGCTTGGCCTTATCGCGATCTGGCGCGCTCTCAGTTCGATCGCATTCTCGACTTTGTCGCCACCGGTGGCTATGCGCTGCGCGCCTATGAGCGCTATGCCCGGTTGAAGCTCATGCCCGACGGGCGCTGGCGCATCGCCCATCCCCAGGTCGCCCAGCAATATCGGCTCAATATCGGCACCATTGTTGAAGAGCCCATGGTCAAGGTGCGCCTCGTTCGGGGCCGCGGCTTCAAGCGCGGCGCCACAACTGGCCCAATCGGCTATGGTGGCCGCGTGCTGGGGGAAATGGAGGAATACTTTTTTGGCACCCTGCTGCTGGGAGACACCTTCATGTTCGGCGGTGAAATCGTCGCCTTCGAGGGCATGAAGGACAACGAGGCCTATGTGAGCCGGGCCCAGTCCACCGATCCCAAGATCCCCTCCTATATGGGCGGCCGCTTTCCCCTCTCTACCTACCTCGCCGATCGGGTGCGCCGCTTGCTCGATGATCCCCATGAATGGTCCAAGCTCCCCGATCAGGTCAGCGACTGGCTGCGCCTGCAGGAGGAAGTCTCGGTGCTGCCCCGCTCGGATAGTCTCTTGGTTGAAACCTTCGCGCGCGGCAGCCAGAACTTCATGGTCTGCTACCCCTTTGAAGGCCGGCTCGCCCACCAGACCTTGGGCATGCTGCTGACGCGCCGGCTGGAACGCGCCCGTGCGCGACCGCTTGGTTTTGTCGCCTCCGAATATGCGCTGGCGATCTGGGGTCTCGGTGATCTCTCCGCGCTGATCCGCACCGATCGACTTTCGCTCGACGAACTCTTTGCCGAAGACATGCTGGGCGAAGACCTCGAGGATTGGCTCGATGAATCCGCTTTGATGAAGCGCACCTTCCGCAACTGCGCCATCATTGCCGGGCTGATCGAACGCCGCCATCCCGGCAAGGAGAAAACGGGGCGGCAGCTCACCATGTCCTCCGATCTCATCTATGACGTGCTTTACCAGCACGAGCCAGACCACATCCTGATCCAAGCCACCCGCCGCGATGCCGCCCGCGGCCTGCTCGATATCGAGCGCCTTGGTCAGATGCTGCGCCGCATCCGCCAGCACATCGTCCACAAGCCGCTCCATCGCGTTTCCCCGCTGGCCGTTCCAATTCTCCTCGATATCGGCCGTGAGCCGATTTATGGGGAAGGGCGCGAATCAGCTATGGCAGATGCCGCCGATGAGTTGATGCGCGAGGCCATGAGTGGCCCCGAAGGACAACAGCGCTCCGGCGAAGCAGTTTAATACAGACGGCCCGGAGAGTTGCGCTCCAAGGGCAAGGACAAGCTTTGAGCCAAGTCTTATCTACAGCCGAGATCACGGAGACCCCGGTCTTGCGCTTTGCCGGAAACTTGTTTGAGCCGCTGCCGTCAGGCGCCCTTTATTGGCACGCCCAAAGGACGCTTTTGGTCGCTGACCTGCATCTGGAAAAACTCAGCTCCTATGCCCGCCATGGCCAGATGCTGCCGCCCTATGACACGGGGGTCACGCTCGCCAAGTTGGAACGGGACCTGCGCCGCACGGGCGCGACCCGCCTTATTGCCCTGGGCGACAGCTTCCACCGCGACGAAGGCTCGCGCACCCTCAACGACGGCGATCGTGCTCGGCTCGATGGCATGACCGACATGGCCGAATGGCTCTGGCTTTCCGGCAACCACGATCCCGCGCCCCACGCTCTGGGCGGGCGCTGCCTGCCCCATCTCGATCTGGCGGGCCTGCACCTGACGCACGAGCCACGTCGCGACCGGCCCGGCCTCATTGCCGGCCATCTCCACCCGGGCGCGCATCTGCACATGGCCGGCCGGACCACGCGTCGCCCGTGCTTTGTGCACGACAACCGGCTGCTGATCCTGCCCGCCTATGGCGCAGCTACGGGGTCGCTCAATATCCTCTCGCCCGCCTTTGTCGGCCTCTTCCATTGGCCAGCGCTCGAAGTCACCATGCTGGGCAAGGACCGGCTGTATCCGGTCAGTCCCAGGCGCTTGGTGCGCGGCTAAGCTAGCGCCGGAAGATCACCCCACCCGCCCAGCCGGTGAACAGAGCCAGCACGACGCAGATCAGCCCGTAAGCCAACGGATACTGCTTGGAGGTGATCGCCAGAAATCGCTCGAACCCGATCTTGCGCACGGCAAAGCCCTCGGATTTGCGTGCGATCACCTCGCCATTCTGGAACACATAAGTGAGCGCCAGGTAAGGTCCGGGCGGCGCATTGCTGGGCAGGGTCAGCCGCGCGGAATAGAAGTTCTCGGTCGGAAAGTTGATGGCGTTCTCATCCACCCCAAACAAGCCCTGCTCGGTCATCAGGCGCACCAGTTCGCGCCCGAACACCGCGGTTTTCCACCAGCCCGCATCATTGGGCGTGAGCGTATAGGCTTCGGGTAGGATCTTTTCGGCCGTCAGCGTCGTCAGATTGGTGATGTCGCGCAGCCGCCCGCTCGAAAGCACATGGAAGTAGCTGGGGAAGTTGGGAAACACCACCTGGTCGGTGTTGAGCCAGATCCCCAGATTATGCGTTTTCTGCCGCGCCACCCGGTTCTGGGTCGGCCCGACCACCACCACCACCACATGGAACGGCCCAGGCACCGTCAACTGGCTCGAGCCCACATCAGGCGCGATGGTGCCAAAAAACGTCATCCGCTCGCCCGAAAAGCTCGAGGTGATATCCACCGTATCGCTGGAGAGCTGGGACACCAGCCGCGCGCCCTGCGCCGGTATGGCGAGAAGCAAAGCGGCGACGAGCCAGAGCACCAGCCGGATCATTGCAGTGACCCAATCACGGCCATGCTGAACGGATCGGCCGGGGTCAGCACCAACGACAGGCCAAAGCGGATTGCGACAGCAAGCACCAAGAGCGCCAGCAGTCCGCGCAGCTGTTCGCCCCGCAACTGCTTGCCGGCCGAAGCGCCGAACTGTGCCCCCACCACGCCCCCCACCATCAGGCAGAAGGCGAGGAGAATATCGACGCTCTGGCTCTGCACGGCATGCAGCACCGTCGTCACCGACATCATCGCCACCACCTGCAACGAGGAGGTGCCGATCACCACATTGCCCGGCACCCGCAGCAGATAAACCAGCGCCGGAACCATGATAAAGCCGCCGCCAATACCGAGCAGCGAGCCGACAAAGCCGATAAACAGTCCGATCACCAGCACCGGCAGCACGCTGATATAAAGGCGCGACTTCTTGAACCGCACGCGCCAGGGCAGGCCGTGCATCCAATTATGTTGGTTGGCCTGCCGCTCCCGCACCACCACGCCCGACCGCCGCCGCAGGATGGCCCGGCTCGATTCGATCAGCATCATGATCCCGATCGAGCCAAGCAGCACCAGAAAGCCCAGCGAGATCACGAGGTCCAGCTGCCCCGCCGCGCTCAAGAACGAGAACATCGCCACGCCCGCAAAGGCGCCGAGCACGCTCGACAAGATGAGATACATCGCCAGATGCAAATCGATCCCGCCCCGTCGATAATGACTGAGGGCTCCCGAGGTGGACGCGGCCACCACCTGGCCGGTTACCGAGGCTACGGCAACAGGCGCCGGCACGCCCGAAAAGATGAGGAGCGGGGTGAGGAGAAATCCGCCGCCCACGCCGAACATGCCCGACAGAAAGCCGACCGCCCCTCCGATCCCCACGAGAAAGAAGAGGTTCATGGAAAGTTCGGCGATCGGCAGATAAACCTGCAAGATCCAAATCCATCCAGGGCGGCCGCCCGCTGGCAGGCCTGCCAAAAAACGCGGCAGGGTCCCGGCAGTGTTTTGCACCCCCGGAACCCGCAATGCTTGATGGGCTTACGTGCCCATCCCGCTCGTGTCAAACGGCTCGGGTCAGGCCGGCTGGCTGCCCAGCACCGCGAGCAGCCGCGGATTGATGGCGCCGCTCTCGCTCATGCCCGTGCCCCGCTCGAAGGCCTTGATTGCTTCGGCTGTCTTGGGGCCAGCCATCCCGTCGGGTGTGCCCACATCAAAGCCGAGTTTCGCGAGGGCCTGCTGCACCTTGGCCACAACATCGGTCTTGGTGATGGTTTCGCCCGCTTCGAAGTTGGCCAGCCAGGTCCCGATCGGAGCATAGTTCGCCGCCAGATCGATGGGCTGGGCCCGCCAGGCCGCAATCTCGTCACCCACGGTCTGGACGGCCTCGGCCGTCAAAGACTTGGCCACGTCATCGCGCGCTTTGGTCGCATCCGCATCGCCACTGCGCGCCGCCAGCGAGAACCACTTGAACGACTGCTCGAGATTCTGCTCGACGCCCAGGCCACGGGCAAAAAGCATGCCGAGGTTGAACTGGCTGTCGGTCATTCCCAGCATTGCCGCTTTTTCGAACCATTCGGCGGCTAGCTCGAACTGCTGCTCGCCCATTTGCCCGCCAGCATAAAGCGCCGCCAGATTGTGCATGGCCATGCGATTGCCGGCCTCGGCGCCGCGCTGATACCAGAGCTTGGCGACTTCGAGGTCCTTGTCGACGCCGTTGCCGGCCTCATAAAGATTGCCCAGCCGATACTGCGCCGGGCCAAAACCCTGAGCTGCCGAGCGCTCATACCAGATGGCGGCTTCGGCATAGTCCTGGGCGATTGCCTGGCCTTCGGTATAGATCGCAGCCACTTCGAACTGGGCCTTGGCATCGCCATCGGCAGCCGCCTGGCGCAACTCGATCGGACCGATCGCCTCGGGTGGCAAGCCAAAGCTCTGCACCGGCGCGCTGGTATCGGGAGTGCTTCCCGTCACCAGCCCGGCCGGCTCGCCTGCGGCAGGATCAAGCGGCAGGTAAGCCATGGCCGCCGCAACGGCGTCTTCGGTCAGGGCCTCGGGCAGGGCGGCAGCGTCGCTCGACTTGCTGAAGCTGGTCGTGGCCGCGGGGTTGATGGAGCCCGTGGCGGTATCGTCGATCATGTCGATCACGCGCGGACCGGTGGAAACGTCGATCCCGTCCTCTGCGGGCGCAGGCTCGCCCGTAGGTGGAACTGCAGGCTCGGCCACGGGCTCTTCCGAAGTGCTTTGCACCACGGCCGCGGCGGCAGGCGGCGCTGCCTCTTCCATGCGCTGCATCACCAGGTTGAGCGCCAGCATCGATACGGCTGCAAGCGTGGCGGCCAGTAGAATGGGGCGGCGATGACGCAGCAGGAAGCTTTGCCGCGCCGGCTCGGCTTCGGAACCGTCCGCATCAAGATCAAGCACGGGCTCTGGCGCGGGATCCGCTGCAAGGCGCGTCTTGCGCTCCTTCTTGGGCTTTTCGCGCTTGATTGGCTTTTCGGCTACCGCAACCTCATCGGGTGCAGCTTTGGTGTCGGGCGCAAGTGCTGTCTCATCGGTAGCAGCGGGCCGGACGCGGGCAAGTGCCCGGCCAATCAGCGAGCCGCCAGCAGCAATGCCGGTGGGCTGTTCCACCTTGGCCCGCTGGGCGCGGCGAGCGGCCGCCACAAACGTGCTGGTGCTGCTCTGGCTGGGGGTCGCCTGCACCGACGGGGCTGCCGGTTGGGGCGCCGGAGGCGCTTCAAACGGATCCACCGTGTCGCTGCCAAAGCTCGACTGGGGCCGCGGTGGCGGCTCCACCGTGCTTGGGTCAAAGCTGGGGCGTGCATCAGCCATTGCCGCCGTGGCGCCAGGCTGGGGCGGGCGGCCGACTGGCCGGGTGATCGGGCCGAAATCCTTGAAGCCCGGATCAAGCAGTGGCGCTTCATCGGCCGGGTTTGCCGGCATGGAGTCGCCCTTGGATTGGGCAAGTGCGGTCAGCATGGCTTCAAGGCCCGCCATCTCGGCGGCAGCCTTGGTGGGCTTGCTGGCTTCTCGCGCCGGAGTGGCCGTGGCGTCGGTCTGGGCCGCTTCCCGCTCCCGCAACGTGGCTTCAAGCCGCGCCAAGCGTTCGGCCGTGTCCTTGCCGGCGGTGTTGAACAAGGCCGTCATGCGCCCTTCAAGGGCCGAAAGATTCTCCTCGCTCAGGCCCGGGGCGGCTGTTGGGGCAACGCCGGCCACAGCCTGCGAGGTCTTTTCTGCGACCAGATTGGCGAGGGCTTCGATATCGGGTTCGCGTCCAGCCCGCTTGATCAGGCCCCCAATACGGTCCTCAATGCTCTTGAGGCTTTCAGGGCCGAACATGGCCACAGGTGCCGGAGCCTTGCGGGTCACGGCATCGCTGGTGCGCTCAGCAACCAGGTTCGCCAGCGCCTCCAGATCGGGCGCATCGGCTTCCTTGGCCGAGTAAAGGCTCGCCAGGCTATTGAGCTGGGCGCCGGTCTCGTCCATGCGCTCCATCAACAGCTTGAGCTGGTTCTCGACCTGCGAATTGTCGGGTACCGGGGCGGGGTTCGCAGCAAGGTCCGTCAGCACTTCGAGCTGGCTCTCGATGCGCGAGAACCGTGGCTCCATGCCGGCAATCACCGCCTGACGCAGCGTCGAGATATCATCCTTGAGCCCATCGATATCGTCGTTGCGCGCATCAAACGCCCCAATCCGGGCCGCAAGGGCATCAACCTTGGCGACGAGCTTGCCGGGCTGGGCTTCCCGCTCCTTGATTGCCTTGGTGAAGGCGGCCATTTCGGCGGTCAGCCGTTCAAAATCGCCCGATCCCAGCGCCACGTTCTTTTCGATCGCGTCGATGCGGTCATAAACATTGCGGACGCTGTTTTCGATCGCGTCCATCGTGGGCGCCAGCGCTTCGACGCCGGCGGGACGGGGTTGCTGCGCGCGTCGATCCTCGCGCACAATTTCCCGCTCCATCTGCTCGGCCTGCAACTGGGCAAGCTTGCCCACCGTCGCCGACACATCGTCGAGCCTGGTGTTGATAGCGGAAAGATCAACCTGGGGCGCTTCCCCGATCAGGCGCGCCAGGCTCCCGATCTGGGCTTCGAGCCGCTTGACCTGCCCGGTTTCCCCGACGGCGCCAGCCAGCAGTTCCACTACATGGGTGAGTTGTTCGACCTGGCTGGCAACTTCGCGCACATTGCCATGGCCATCGCGCTGCGCTTTGAGTTCGCCTTCCAGCCGCGCCAGCCGGTTTGATAGACCGCCCACCAGCCCGCTCAGTTCGCGGAATTCAGGCATGTCATTGGCTTGTCGGCGCAGGGCTGCTGCGGGCGCCGACATCTGCCGGCCGCGAATCTCGGCGATAGCCAGCGTCAGCGCATCGGTAGCCTCGGCGGCCTGGTCGTCCTCACGATCGGTGAAGCGATCAACAGCCCGCTTGACGGTCTTGAGCGCCTCGCTGCGGCGGATCGCCGGCTGAGGTACTTCCACCTGGCCACGCAGGCTCCGTACGCGCTCGGCCAATCCGTCGAGGGCGGGATTGGCCTGCTCTGCTTGCACATAGCGGCCTTCCACCTGATCGAGCAGGGCCACCAGTTCTCCGCGCAGCGCCTGCCACTCGCCCGGTTTGGATGGCGATGCTGTCTCGGCCGGTACGGATTTGGAAGAGGCGCGGGCCATTGGTGTCCCCTGATGGGTGTCGGCGGAGCCCTCGCGATGCAACACGAAGGTAGGGACCCTCATTTGCCGAAAACATGGTAAACATCCCGTTAAGCATTGTTGCATTTTGCCGATGCTGGCGAGCTCTGGTGCGGCTAAGTGCCGGTGAGTGCTTGTCGGCAAGCTCCAGGAGGACCACCATTCATGACGCGCCGCCGCATCATCATCGTTGATGACCACCCGCTGTTTCGCGCCGCATTGCGGCAGACGCTGTCCGGGGGAGATGCCACGGTCAGCGTCGAGGAAGCGGGTGACCTTGCCAGCCTCAGCGCCGCGCTCGATGCCGATCGGGATTGCGACCTCGTGCTTCTTGACCTCAACATGCCCGGTGTTCGCGGTTTTTCCGGCCTGCTGCTCTTGCGGGCGCAATATCCCGAAATTCCCGTGATGATCATTTCCGCCGTGGAAGACGCGGTGGTCGTGCGCCGCGCCTTTGAGCTGGGGGCCGCGGGCTATCTGCACAAATCGGTAGGCCCCACGGAAATCCGCCGCGCCATCGAAACCGTGTTGTCGGGCGAAGTGTTCGTGCCGGAAGGGGTAAGCCTTGGAGTGGAGGACGCCAACTCCGCCCTGATGCGGCGCCTCGCGACCCTCACACCCCAGCAGGTGCGCGTGTTGATGATGCTCAGCGACGGGCTGATGAACAAGCAGATCGCCTATGAACTCTCCATTTCCGAAGCCACGGTGAAGGCCCACGTTTCGGCCATCCTGCAAAAGCTGGACGTGGACAGCCGCACCCAGGCGGTGATCGCCGCTTCGCGGATCGAGGACGGCCAGTTCGAAGCCTTGTTCGCCACCGGCGCAGAAAAGGCCTAAGCAGCGCTCAGCCGGTGCGTTTGACCGGCCGGCCGGTCTGGCTGGCCAGCCCCGTGATCGCCGCCCGCAAGGCCGCGGGCTTGACCGGCTTGGTAACGACGGCCACCCCGCGCTCCTCGGCCAGCGTGCGCACTGCCGGGCTCCGGTCGGCAGTTACCAGCGCCGCCGGCAGGTGCCCGCCCAGATTGTGGCGCAGCCACTCGATGGCATCGAGCCCCGAAGTCTGGTCCAGATGGTAATCCATCAGCACCAGGTCGGGGTACCAGCCTTCCAGCAGCCGCTCCCGGTCGATCTGCTTGAGCGACAAGGCCGAGCGCACATCGCAGCCCCAATGGGTGAGCAGGCCCTCCATTGCCTCAAGGATCGAGCGCTCATTGTCGACGCATAGCACTTTGAGGTTGAGCACGCCAAAGGCGGGTTCCGCCGGCGCTAGGTCATTGCCCTTGGCCGGCGTCACTGCCCTTGCGGTGGGCAAAAACAGCGAAAACCGCGAGCCTCGCCCGATCTGACTATCCAACTCCAGCGTCAAGCCCATGGCCGCCACCAGCCTCTGCACGATTGATAATCCCAGCCCCAACCCCTGCGCCATGCGTGCGCCGCGTTCCAGCCGCGAGAACTCGGCAAACACCAGCCGGTGTTGATCCCGGGCAAAGCCGATCCCGGTATCCACCACATCGAGCCGCATTCTTTGCCCCCGCCGCCGCAACCCCACCAGCA is a genomic window containing:
- a CDS encoding DUF6460 domain-containing protein, producing MQTAYMVTRRHRSEVGGMIEDRDELVDHRSWLERFMGGRPGGVILRLILLSLVAGFFMSVFGVDATEIFRGAVELVRETLRDSAGVARTTLNYVLTGAALVIPIWLLLRLTGKRR
- a CDS encoding response regulator transcription factor; this translates as MTRRRIIIVDDHPLFRAALRQTLSGGDATVSVEEAGDLASLSAALDADRDCDLVLLDLNMPGVRGFSGLLLLRAQYPEIPVMIISAVEDAVVVRRAFELGAAGYLHKSVGPTEIRRAIETVLSGEVFVPEGVSLGVEDANSALMRRLATLTPQQVRVLMMLSDGLMNKQIAYELSISEATVKAHVSAILQKLDVDSRTQAVIAASRIEDGQFEALFATGAEKA
- a CDS encoding peptidoglycan-binding protein, producing MARASSKSVPAETASPSKPGEWQALRGELVALLDQVEGRYVQAEQANPALDGLAERVRSLRGQVEVPQPAIRRSEALKTVKRAVDRFTDREDDQAAEATDALTLAIAEIRGRQMSAPAAALRRQANDMPEFRELSGLVGGLSNRLARLEGELKAQRDGHGNVREVASQVEQLTHVVELLAGAVGETGQVKRLEAQIGSLARLIGEAPQVDLSAINTRLDDVSATVGKLAQLQAEQMEREIVREDRRAQQPRPAGVEALAPTMDAIENSVRNVYDRIDAIEKNVALGSGDFERLTAEMAAFTKAIKEREAQPGKLVAKVDALAARIGAFDARNDDIDGLKDDISTLRQAVIAGMEPRFSRIESQLEVLTDLAANPAPVPDNSQVENQLKLLMERMDETGAQLNSLASLYSAKEADAPDLEALANLVAERTSDAVTRKAPAPVAMFGPESLKSIEDRIGGLIKRAGREPDIEALANLVAEKTSQAVAGVAPTAAPGLSEENLSALEGRMTALFNTAGKDTAERLARLEATLREREAAQTDATATPAREASKPTKAAAEMAGLEAMLTALAQSKGDSMPANPADEAPLLDPGFKDFGPITRPVGRPPQPGATAAMADARPSFDPSTVEPPPRPQSSFGSDTVDPFEAPPAPQPAAPSVQATPSQSSTSTFVAAARRAQRAKVEQPTGIAAGGSLIGRALARVRPAATDETALAPDTKAAPDEVAVAEKPIKREKPKKERKTRLAADPAPEPVLDLDADGSEAEPARQSFLLRHRRPILLAATLAAVSMLALNLVMQRMEEAAPPAAAAVVQSTSEEPVAEPAVPPTGEPAPAEDGIDVSTGPRVIDMIDDTATGSINPAATTSFSKSSDAAALPEALTEDAVAAAMAYLPLDPAAGEPAGLVTGSTPDTSAPVQSFGLPPEAIGPIELRQAAADGDAKAQFEVAAIYTEGQAIAQDYAEAAIWYERSAAQGFGPAQYRLGNLYEAGNGVDKDLEVAKLWYQRGAEAGNRMAMHNLAALYAGGQMGEQQFELAAEWFEKAAMLGMTDSQFNLGMLFARGLGVEQNLEQSFKWFSLAARSGDADATKARDDVAKSLTAEAVQTVGDEIAAWRAQPIDLAANYAPIGTWLANFEAGETITKTDVVAKVQQALAKLGFDVGTPDGMAGPKTAEAIKAFERGTGMSESGAINPRLLAVLGSQPA
- a CDS encoding ligase-associated DNA damage response DEXH box helicase, producing the protein MTELLPQLPPVITDWFASKGWAPRAHQLAVLESWNASASALLIAPTGAGKTLAGFLPTLADLIAEPRPGLHTLYISPLKALAVDVARNLETPIAEMGLPIRVETRTGDTPASRRARQRTNPPQILLTTPEQIALLLSHPQAELLFGSVRRIVLDELHALVTSKRGELLSLAIARLARMAPDMRITALSATVARPDLLRDWIAQPLPEAPTHLLTAGGGAPPELAILQTEERLPWAGHSAAYAHRELYETIKQHRTTLLFVNTRSQAEALFQGLWAQNEDLLPIALHHGSLSVEQRRKVEAAMSAGVLKAVVCTSTLDLGIDWGDVDLVVQVGAPKGSSRMLQRIGRANHRLDDPSKALLVPSNRFEVLECEAAVEAVSENHQDSEDPTSGAYDVLAQHILGMACAEPFHPDELFAEICRAWPYRDLARSQFDRILDFVATGGYALRAYERYARLKLMPDGRWRIAHPQVAQQYRLNIGTIVEEPMVKVRLVRGRGFKRGATTGPIGYGGRVLGEMEEYFFGTLLLGDTFMFGGEIVAFEGMKDNEAYVSRAQSTDPKIPSYMGGRFPLSTYLADRVRRLLDDPHEWSKLPDQVSDWLRLQEEVSVLPRSDSLLVETFARGSQNFMVCYPFEGRLAHQTLGMLLTRRLERARARPLGFVASEYALAIWGLGDLSALIRTDRLSLDELFAEDMLGEDLEDWLDESALMKRTFRNCAIIAGLIERRHPGKEKTGRQLTMSSDLIYDVLYQHEPDHILIQATRRDAARGLLDIERLGQMLRRIRQHIVHKPLHRVSPLAVPILLDIGREPIYGEGRESAMADAADELMREAMSGPEGQQRSGEAV
- a CDS encoding TIGR02186 family protein, yielding MIRLVLWLVAALLLAIPAQGARLVSQLSSDTVDITSSFSGERMTFFGTIAPDVGSSQLTVPGPFHVVVVVVGPTQNRVARQKTHNLGIWLNTDQVVFPNFPSYFHVLSSGRLRDITNLTTLTAEKILPEAYTLTPNDAGWWKTAVFGRELVRLMTEQGLFGVDENAINFPTENFYSARLTLPSNAPPGPYLALTYVFQNGEVIARKSEGFAVRKIGFERFLAITSKQYPLAYGLICVVLALFTGWAGGVIFRR
- a CDS encoding sulfite exporter TauE/SafE family protein is translated as MQVYLPIAELSMNLFFLVGIGGAVGFLSGMFGVGGGFLLTPLLIFSGVPAPVAVASVTGQVVAASTSGALSHYRRGGIDLHLAMYLILSSVLGAFAGVAMFSFLSAAGQLDLVISLGFLVLLGSIGIMMLIESSRAILRRRSGVVVRERQANQHNWMHGLPWRVRFKKSRLYISVLPVLVIGLFIGFVGSLLGIGGGFIMVPALVYLLRVPGNVVIGTSSLQVVAMMSVTTVLHAVQSQSVDILLAFCLMVGGVVGAQFGASAGKQLRGEQLRGLLALLVLAVAIRFGLSLVLTPADPFSMAVIGSLQ
- the pdeM gene encoding ligase-associated DNA damage response endonuclease PdeM codes for the protein MSQVLSTAEITETPVLRFAGNLFEPLPSGALYWHAQRTLLVADLHLEKLSSYARHGQMLPPYDTGVTLAKLERDLRRTGATRLIALGDSFHRDEGSRTLNDGDRARLDGMTDMAEWLWLSGNHDPAPHALGGRCLPHLDLAGLHLTHEPRRDRPGLIAGHLHPGAHLHMAGRTTRRPCFVHDNRLLILPAYGAATGSLNILSPAFVGLFHWPALEVTMLGKDRLYPVSPRRLVRG